The Methylomonas rhizoryzae genome includes the window TAAGGGCTTGTTGCTGGCGCGGCTGCCGTAAACGCTGAGCAGTAACGATACTCTTTAACTGCCTTAGGGCTAAATCGAAGTTATCGTTGACAATTAAATAATCGAACTCGGCGTGATGGCTCATTTCGGCGACTGCGTCGCGCATCCGGCGTTCGATGACCTCGGCATTATCCTGTCCGCGATTTTGCAAGCGCTGCTGCAACACCTCAATTGACGGCGGCAAAATAAAAATCGAAACCGCCTCGGGCAACATGCGCCGTACTTGGGCGGCGCCTTGCCAATCGATTTCCAAGATCACATCCAAGCCGCCGGCCAAATTATTCTGCACGGTTTGTCGGGCTGTGCCGTAAAAGTTGTCGAACACTTGGGCGTGCTCTAAAAAAGCCCGGTTTTCTATCATCGCTTTA containing:
- the gmk gene encoding guanylate kinase, with amino-acid sequence MITGTLYIVSAPSGAGKTSLLKQLRADTQGLAVSVSHTTRAMRSGETHGVDYFFVSVDEFKAMIENRAFLEHAQVFDNFYGTARQTVQNNLAGGLDVILEIDWQGAAQVRRMLPEAVSIFILPPSIEVLQQRLQNRGQDNAEVIERRMRDAVAEMSHHAEFDYLIVNDNFDLALRQLKSIVTAQRLRQPRQQQALSDLLIHLLH